Proteins from a genomic interval of Massilia sp. KIM:
- a CDS encoding Rne/Rng family ribonuclease encodes MKRMLFNATQQEELRVAIVDGQKLIDIDIETAGREQRKSNIYKGVITRIEPSLEACFVSYGEDRHGFLPFKEVARSYFRDGVDVRNCTIKEALREGQEIMVQVEKEERGNKGAALTSFISLAGRYLVLMPNNPRGGGVSRRVEGEERQELRETMDKLDLPQGMSVIARTAGIGRTVEELQWDLNYLMQLWRAIEGAGKSAPGPFLIYQESSLVIRAIRDYFQPDIGEVLIDTDEIYEQAQQFMSHVMPDMAHRVKRYSDDVPLFSRFQIEHQIETAYARTVPLPSGGAIVIDHTEALVSIDVNSARATRGSDIETTAFNTNCEAADEVARQLRLRDLGGLIVIDFIDMEVAKNQREVEQRLKDALHHDRARVQMGKISRFGLMELSRQRLRPSLSEGSHVTCPRCSGTGHIRDTESSALQVLRIIQEEAMKENSAAIHVQVPVDVAAFLLNEKRGEVLKIENRHRITVILIPNKHLDTPHYKLERIKHDDPRLEDSAASYTMAESADTDMAYAKRQKEEQKPRQEAVVKTITPAQPAPMVDRSEAAKPAKPVEAAAAPAPAPAAAAPAEQGFFARLRNFFLGAPAAPTPAPSPVVAEKPAAPAAGERNGERNGRGQRARNGGRNGGKGGREREERETVAKGAVSEENKAPEAEGRPPRQPRPPRQPREAREQVETAAAAPRAEGAERPERAERPERGERKPRQPRERGERAQQPVEAKAEELKQVAAVAAPAQEAELATTTPHGDVLEHAVKVAASGPAGEELDGEGGDEPRRRRRRGGRNRNRRDRDQVEGVEGAEGAEEAPAFAPVADEAAAKFKAQARSTKAELGPWPFPTAASVAAAQAKAEAAAKPAPAPIAAPAAVQAEAQAPQHMFPTSASIAAARAAAAAAEQAAAAPVQALAPVEATLALAPAPAPAPAPAPVAVESAPVVAPVAEPVAAVAVEPAPAAAPAVSTAPAPAAPEAPMDLNALLERAGLQLAATDPEKVRAAQEAAAQAAPAPRPRRTRKPAPPPVDEPLIQVDTRR; translated from the coding sequence ATGAAACGTATGTTGTTCAACGCTACGCAGCAAGAGGAGTTGCGCGTAGCGATCGTCGATGGCCAAAAACTGATTGACATCGACATCGAAACAGCCGGACGCGAACAGCGCAAGTCCAATATCTACAAGGGTGTCATCACCCGCATCGAACCCTCCCTCGAAGCTTGCTTCGTCAGCTACGGCGAAGACCGCCACGGTTTCCTCCCCTTCAAAGAAGTTGCCCGCTCTTATTTCCGCGATGGCGTCGACGTGCGTAACTGCACCATCAAGGAAGCGCTGCGCGAAGGCCAGGAAATCATGGTCCAGGTCGAGAAGGAAGAGCGCGGCAACAAGGGCGCCGCGCTGACCTCCTTCATCTCGCTGGCCGGCCGCTACCTGGTCCTGATGCCGAACAACCCGCGCGGCGGCGGCGTTTCGCGCCGCGTCGAGGGCGAGGAGCGCCAGGAACTGCGCGAAACCATGGACAAGCTCGACCTGCCGCAAGGCATGTCGGTCATCGCCCGGACCGCCGGCATCGGCCGCACCGTCGAAGAACTCCAGTGGGACCTGAACTACCTGATGCAGTTGTGGCGCGCGATCGAAGGCGCCGGCAAATCGGCGCCCGGCCCCTTCCTGATCTACCAGGAATCCTCGCTCGTCATCCGCGCCATCCGCGACTACTTCCAGCCCGACATCGGCGAAGTCCTGATCGACACCGACGAGATCTACGAACAGGCCCAGCAGTTCATGAGCCACGTGATGCCCGACATGGCGCACCGCGTGAAGCGCTACAGCGACGACGTGCCGCTGTTCTCGCGTTTCCAGATCGAACACCAGATCGAGACCGCCTACGCACGCACCGTGCCCCTGCCCTCGGGCGGCGCGATCGTGATCGACCACACCGAAGCCCTGGTCTCCATCGACGTCAACTCGGCCCGCGCCACCCGCGGCTCGGACATCGAGACCACCGCCTTCAACACCAACTGCGAAGCGGCCGACGAAGTGGCCCGCCAGCTGCGCCTGCGCGACCTGGGCGGCCTGATCGTGATCGACTTCATCGACATGGAAGTGGCCAAGAACCAGCGCGAAGTCGAGCAGCGCCTCAAGGACGCCCTGCACCATGACCGCGCCCGCGTGCAGATGGGCAAGATCTCGCGCTTCGGCCTGATGGAACTGTCGCGCCAGCGCCTGCGTCCTTCGCTGTCGGAAGGCTCGCACGTGACCTGCCCGCGCTGCTCGGGCACCGGCCACATCCGCGACACCGAATCATCGGCCCTGCAAGTCCTGCGCATCATCCAGGAAGAGGCGATGAAGGAAAACTCGGCCGCGATCCACGTGCAGGTGCCGGTCGACGTCGCCGCCTTCCTGCTGAACGAAAAGCGTGGCGAAGTGCTCAAGATCGAGAACCGCCACCGCATCACCGTGATCCTGATCCCGAACAAGCATCTGGACACCCCGCACTACAAGCTCGAGCGCATCAAGCACGACGATCCGCGTCTGGAAGACAGCGCCGCCAGCTACACCATGGCGGAGTCGGCCGACACCGACATGGCCTACGCCAAGCGCCAGAAGGAAGAGCAGAAGCCGCGCCAGGAAGCCGTGGTCAAGACCATCACCCCGGCCCAGCCGGCCCCGATGGTGGACCGCAGCGAAGCCGCCAAGCCGGCCAAGCCGGTCGAGGCCGCTGCCGCCCCGGCGCCGGCCCCGGCCGCCGCCGCACCGGCCGAGCAAGGCTTCTTCGCCCGCCTGCGCAACTTCTTCCTCGGCGCGCCCGCCGCGCCGACCCCGGCCCCGTCGCCGGTGGTGGCCGAGAAGCCGGCCGCACCCGCTGCGGGCGAGCGCAACGGCGAACGCAATGGCCGTGGCCAGCGTGCGCGCAACGGCGGCCGCAATGGCGGCAAGGGTGGCCGTGAGCGCGAGGAGCGCGAGACCGTCGCCAAGGGTGCCGTGAGCGAAGAGAACAAGGCGCCGGAGGCCGAAGGCCGTCCGCCACGCCAGCCGCGTCCGCCGCGCCAGCCGCGTGAAGCGCGCGAGCAGGTCGAGACCGCTGCTGCAGCGCCGCGCGCCGAAGGCGCGGAGCGCCCGGAACGCGCCGAACGCCCGGAACGCGGGGAGCGCAAGCCGCGCCAGCCGCGTGAGCGTGGCGAGCGCGCCCAGCAGCCGGTGGAAGCCAAGGCCGAGGAACTGAAGCAGGTCGCCGCCGTGGCGGCGCCGGCCCAGGAAGCCGAGCTGGCTACCACCACCCCGCATGGCGACGTGCTGGAACACGCCGTGAAGGTCGCCGCCAGCGGCCCGGCCGGCGAGGAACTCGATGGCGAAGGCGGCGACGAGCCGCGCCGCCGCCGCCGTCGTGGTGGCCGCAACCGTAACCGCCGCGACCGCGACCAGGTCGAGGGCGTCGAGGGCGCGGAAGGCGCCGAGGAAGCGCCGGCCTTCGCGCCGGTCGCGGACGAAGCCGCCGCCAAGTTCAAGGCGCAGGCCAGGTCCACCAAGGCCGAGCTCGGTCCGTGGCCCTTCCCGACCGCCGCCTCGGTAGCCGCCGCCCAGGCGAAGGCCGAGGCTGCCGCCAAGCCGGCTCCGGCTCCAATCGCGGCTCCGGCTGCGGTGCAGGCTGAGGCTCAGGCGCCGCAGCACATGTTCCCGACCTCGGCGTCGATCGCCGCGGCGCGCGCCGCTGCTGCCGCTGCCGAGCAGGCGGCCGCTGCGCCGGTGCAAGCCCTTGCGCCGGTCGAAGCTACCCTGGCCCTGGCCCCCGCTCCGGCTCCGGCCCCCGCGCCGGCCCCGGTGGCCGTGGAAAGCGCTCCGGTCGTCGCGCCGGTGGCTGAACCGGTCGCCGCGGTCGCCGTGGAACCGGCTCCGGCCGCCGCCCCGGCCGTCAGCACCGCGCCGGCCCCGGCTGCTCCTGAAGCACCGATGGACCTGAACGCGCTGCTGGAACGTGCCGGCCTGCAACTGGCCGCGACCGATCCGGAAAAGGTGCGCGCCGCGCAGGAAGCGGCCGCCCAGGCTGCGCCCGCGCCGCGTCCGCGCCGCACCCGCAAGCCGGCCCCGCCGCCGGTGGACGAGCCCCTGATCCAGGTGGACACCCGCCGTTGA
- a CDS encoding RluA family pseudouridine synthase — MAVQNDVVPPSSQAALGAQFVTITEEEAGQRIDNYLLRVCKGVPKSHIYRILRSGEVRVNKGRIDQVYRLAEGDIVRIPPIRLAEKASSQTAPGAEFAVVFEDTHLLVIDKPAGVAVHGGSGVSYGVIEQLRAARPQAKFLELVHRLDRETSGLLLIAKKRTALTNLHAQMRDGHTDKRYLTAVHGDWTNKRQHVKLPLHKFTTPDGERRVVVQAGGQEAHTVFNLLRKWQDVALLEAELKTGRTHQIRVHLASSGFPILGDEKYGDFALNKRLQKGGEDRGPLRRMFLHAWQITFTHPDSGKQMTLKAPLPAECDRFLLSLGQPVA; from the coding sequence ATGGCAGTGCAAAACGATGTTGTTCCCCCTTCATCACAGGCCGCACTCGGAGCGCAGTTCGTCACGATCACCGAAGAAGAAGCCGGTCAGCGTATCGATAATTACCTGTTGCGTGTCTGCAAAGGCGTACCCAAGAGCCATATTTACCGCATCCTGCGCTCGGGCGAGGTGAGGGTGAACAAGGGCCGCATCGACCAGGTCTACCGCCTGGCCGAAGGCGATATCGTGCGCATTCCCCCGATCCGCCTGGCCGAGAAGGCCAGCAGCCAGACCGCACCCGGCGCCGAGTTCGCCGTGGTGTTCGAAGACACGCACCTGCTCGTGATCGACAAGCCGGCCGGCGTCGCCGTGCATGGCGGCTCGGGCGTGTCCTATGGCGTGATCGAGCAGTTGCGCGCGGCGCGGCCCCAGGCCAAGTTCCTGGAACTGGTGCACCGCCTCGACCGCGAGACCTCGGGCTTGTTGCTGATCGCCAAGAAGCGCACGGCGCTGACCAATCTGCACGCGCAGATGCGCGACGGCCATACCGACAAGCGCTATCTCACCGCGGTCCATGGCGACTGGACCAACAAGCGCCAGCACGTCAAGCTGCCGCTGCACAAGTTCACCACGCCCGATGGCGAACGCCGCGTGGTGGTGCAGGCGGGCGGCCAGGAAGCCCACACGGTGTTCAACCTGCTGCGCAAATGGCAGGACGTGGCCCTGCTTGAAGCCGAGCTCAAGACCGGACGCACGCACCAGATCCGCGTGCACCTGGCCTCCTCGGGCTTCCCCATCCTGGGCGACGAGAAATACGGCGACTTCGCCCTCAACAAGCGTCTGCAGAAGGGCGGCGAAGACCGCGGCCCCCTGCGCCGCATGTTCCTGCACGCCTGGCAGATCACCTTCACCCACCCGGACAGCGGCAAGCAGATGACCCTGAAGGCGCCGCTCCCGGCGGAGTGCGACCGATTCTTGCTAAGCTTGGGGCAACCCGTCGCCTAG
- a CDS encoding HAD-IIIA family hydrolase encodes MPRKQFDLIVFDWDGTLMDSTATIVKCIQSAARDLGLPVPSDASAAHVIGLGLSEAMQAVMPDIEPALYPRMVERYRYHFLTKDHELVLFKGVREMLSDLANEGYFLAVATGKSRVGLNRALNAAGLLSTFDATRCADETFSKPHPAMLQELTRELGQDLKRTVMIGDTTHDLMMANNAGAAGVAVEFGAHPVTQLQACKPLFSARSVPELHAWLLENA; translated from the coding sequence ATGCCAAGAAAACAATTTGATCTGATCGTGTTCGACTGGGACGGCACGCTGATGGACAGCACCGCGACCATCGTCAAGTGCATCCAGTCGGCCGCGCGCGACCTCGGCCTGCCGGTGCCCAGCGATGCCTCGGCCGCCCATGTCATCGGCCTCGGCTTGTCCGAGGCGATGCAGGCCGTCATGCCCGACATCGAGCCGGCCCTGTATCCGCGGATGGTCGAGCGCTACCGCTACCATTTCTTGACCAAGGACCACGAACTGGTGCTGTTCAAGGGCGTACGCGAGATGTTGAGCGATCTTGCCAACGAGGGCTATTTCCTGGCCGTGGCGACCGGGAAAAGCCGGGTGGGCCTGAACCGCGCCCTGAACGCGGCCGGCCTGCTGTCGACCTTCGACGCTACCCGTTGCGCGGATGAGACATTCTCCAAGCCCCATCCGGCCATGCTGCAGGAACTCACCCGCGAGCTGGGCCAGGACCTGAAGCGCACCGTGATGATCGGCGACACCACCCACGACCTGATGATGGCCAACAACGCCGGCGCGGCCGGCGTCGCGGTCGAATTCGGCGCCCATCCCGTGACCCAGCTGCAAGCCTGCAAGCCCCTGTTCTCGGCCCGTTCGGTGCCCGAACTGCACGCCTGGCTGCTCGAGAACGCGTGA
- a CDS encoding Rieske 2Fe-2S domain-containing protein — MDAEDVVFVGEAGDLLDGGMGMRFPVLAYGQPATGFVVRFGGKAYGYLNRCAHVPIELDWREGAFFESSGLYLMCSTHGALYEPESGSCAGGPCRGGRLLPITIVEREGKIFWQPDQHIQAPA, encoded by the coding sequence ATGGACGCGGAAGACGTCGTGTTCGTGGGCGAAGCCGGCGATTTGCTCGACGGCGGCATGGGCATGCGCTTCCCCGTGCTGGCCTATGGCCAGCCCGCCACCGGCTTCGTGGTGCGCTTCGGCGGCAAGGCCTATGGCTACCTGAACCGCTGCGCCCACGTGCCGATCGAACTCGACTGGAGAGAGGGGGCGTTCTTCGAGTCGAGCGGCCTGTATCTGATGTGTTCCACGCATGGCGCCTTGTACGAACCCGAGAGCGGCAGTTGCGCCGGCGGCCCTTGCCGTGGTGGGCGTTTGCTTCCTATCACTATTGTCGAGCGGGAAGGTAAGATATTCTGGCAGCCGGATCAGCACATCCAGGCGCCGGCGTAG
- a CDS encoding S49 family peptidase, with product MTDQTSKDLPGESRFAANPTVGNWERETLEKLVFATVQERRAARRWGIFFKLSFLIVALLALWAYYDFNFGTTDENLGRHTALIEINGEIEAEGSGAADTVIPSLNKAFSDPGSAAVVMRIDSPGGSPVQAGIIVDEIQRLKRGYPDKPLYVVVDEICASGGYYIASAADRIYVNKASIVGSVGVLMDSFGFTGTMDKLGVERRLLTAGANKGFLDPFSPQSEKHKAHAQEMLNEIHQQFISVVRAGRGKRLKETPETFSGLYWTGARAVEMGLADGFGTVDTVARDIVKAEDIVDYTAHEGLPERVLKKFGAAVGENAVKAATRGALPQLR from the coding sequence ATGACCGATCAGACCAGCAAAGACCTCCCGGGCGAGAGCCGGTTCGCCGCCAATCCGACGGTCGGCAACTGGGAACGCGAGACACTCGAGAAACTCGTGTTCGCCACCGTGCAGGAGCGGCGCGCGGCGCGGCGCTGGGGCATTTTCTTCAAGCTCAGCTTCCTCATCGTGGCCCTGCTGGCGCTGTGGGCCTATTACGACTTCAACTTCGGGACCACCGACGAGAACCTGGGCCGCCATACCGCGCTGATCGAAATCAACGGCGAGATCGAAGCGGAAGGCAGCGGGGCGGCCGATACCGTCATTCCTTCGCTGAACAAGGCCTTCTCCGACCCGGGTTCGGCGGCGGTGGTGATGCGCATCGACAGCCCCGGCGGCAGCCCGGTCCAGGCCGGCATCATCGTGGACGAGATCCAGCGCCTCAAGCGCGGCTATCCGGACAAGCCCCTGTACGTGGTGGTGGACGAGATCTGCGCCTCGGGCGGCTACTACATCGCCTCGGCGGCCGACCGCATCTACGTGAACAAGGCCTCGATCGTCGGTTCGGTCGGGGTGCTGATGGACAGCTTCGGTTTCACCGGCACCATGGACAAGCTGGGGGTCGAGCGCCGCCTGCTGACGGCCGGCGCGAACAAGGGTTTCCTCGATCCCTTCAGCCCGCAGTCCGAAAAGCACAAGGCCCATGCCCAGGAAATGCTCAACGAGATCCACCAGCAATTCATCTCGGTGGTGCGTGCGGGACGCGGCAAGCGCCTGAAGGAAACGCCGGAGACCTTCTCCGGCCTGTACTGGACCGGCGCGCGCGCCGTCGAGATGGGCCTGGCGGACGGTTTCGGCACCGTGGACACGGTGGCGCGCGACATCGTCAAGGCCGAGGACATCGTCGACTACACCGCCCACGAAGGCTTGCCGGAGCGGGTGCTCAAGAAGTTCGGCGCGGCGGTCGGCGAAAACGCGGTGAAGGCCGCGACCCGCGGCGCCCTGCCGCAACTGCGCTAG
- a CDS encoding pseudouridine synthase gives MSKLSLDRILQSQGFGTRKYCRALIEDGDVAVNGEIVDNYKASIETEDLVLTVFDEEWRYRPQVYIALHKPANFECSRKPSHHPGVLTLLPEQFTWREVQPVGRLDHDTTGLLLMSDDGPFIHAQSSPKRHVPKVYQATTAEPVTEALVAQLLEGVQLHDEPAPLRAVSCIRRGEHQLEIVLEQGKYHQVKRMLAAAGNHCSALHRSQIGGLTLDALGIKEGGWCFLEPEHLALLAPA, from the coding sequence ATGAGTAAATTATCCCTGGACCGCATCCTGCAATCGCAGGGCTTCGGCACCCGCAAATACTGCCGCGCCCTGATCGAGGACGGTGACGTCGCCGTCAATGGCGAGATCGTCGACAACTACAAGGCCAGCATCGAGACCGAGGACCTGGTGCTGACCGTGTTCGACGAGGAATGGCGCTACCGTCCGCAGGTCTACATCGCCCTGCACAAGCCGGCCAATTTCGAATGCTCGCGCAAACCCAGCCACCACCCCGGTGTGCTGACCCTGCTGCCCGAGCAGTTCACCTGGCGCGAAGTGCAGCCGGTCGGCCGCCTCGACCACGACACCACCGGCCTGCTCCTGATGTCGGACGACGGTCCCTTCATCCACGCCCAGTCCTCGCCCAAGCGCCACGTGCCCAAGGTCTACCAGGCCACCACCGCCGAGCCGGTCACCGAGGCCCTGGTGGCCCAGCTGCTGGAAGGCGTGCAACTGCACGACGAACCGGCGCCGCTGCGCGCCGTTTCCTGCATCCGGCGCGGCGAGCACCAGCTCGAGATCGTGCTGGAGCAGGGCAAGTACCACCAGGTCAAACGCATGCTGGCCGCGGCCGGCAACCATTGCAGCGCGCTGCACCGCTCGCAGATCGGCGGCCTGACCCTGGACGCCCTCGGCATCAAGGAAGGCGGATGGTGCTTCCTGGAGCCGGAGCACCTGGCCCTGCTGGCGCCGGCCTGA
- a CDS encoding phospholipase A — translation MHVCRSTLSLIPFLFASAALAQSQPGAAVPRALADCSPILDKAERLACFDRLAQAEARAAASTAPAALPGAAPVAAAASPATVAPATPVAANSAFPAPRNAEVDAAASVDPTVEAANEYTMSSHWELDARDKRGTFKFRPHNPNYLIATRSYRPNDAPYIPFREAAGIEKGLSKGELEFQLGFKMKMVETAFELPLDLWFGYTQNSFWQAGNDEASSPFRETNYQPEVMAVMPLKFSVLGTNVRFLNLGFVHQSNGQSSTLSRSWNRFYAQLGLERGPLSVTAKVWKRVNESLEDDNNPDIIDYMGRAELAGTWRLEGGHEVSALLRHNFHTNKGATQLGWAFPLAGPLKGYVHWFSGYGQSMIDYNYFQRVLGAGVVVRY, via the coding sequence ATGCACGTCTGCCGATCCACCCTTTCCCTGATTCCCTTCCTGTTCGCGAGCGCCGCCCTGGCCCAGTCCCAGCCTGGCGCCGCCGTCCCGCGCGCGCTGGCCGATTGCAGCCCCATCCTCGACAAGGCCGAGCGCCTGGCCTGCTTCGACCGCCTGGCCCAGGCCGAGGCGCGCGCCGCGGCCAGCACGGCGCCGGCGGCGCTGCCGGGCGCCGCCCCGGTGGCGGCGGCCGCCAGCCCGGCCACGGTCGCGCCGGCCACCCCGGTGGCGGCCAATTCCGCCTTCCCGGCGCCGCGCAATGCCGAAGTCGACGCCGCCGCCTCGGTCGACCCCACGGTGGAAGCGGCCAACGAGTACACCATGAGCAGCCACTGGGAGCTGGACGCGCGCGACAAGCGCGGCACCTTCAAGTTCCGCCCGCATAACCCGAACTACCTGATCGCCACCCGCAGCTACCGGCCCAACGACGCGCCCTACATCCCTTTCCGCGAGGCCGCCGGTATCGAGAAGGGCTTGTCCAAGGGCGAGCTGGAATTCCAGCTGGGCTTCAAGATGAAGATGGTCGAGACCGCGTTCGAGCTGCCGCTCGACCTCTGGTTCGGCTACACCCAGAACAGCTTCTGGCAGGCCGGCAACGACGAAGCCTCGAGCCCCTTCCGCGAGACCAATTACCAGCCCGAGGTGATGGCGGTGATGCCGCTCAAGTTCTCGGTGCTGGGCACCAATGTCCGCTTCCTGAACCTGGGCTTCGTGCACCAGTCGAACGGCCAGTCCTCGACCCTGTCGCGCAGCTGGAACCGCTTCTACGCCCAGCTCGGCCTGGAACGCGGCCCGCTGTCGGTGACCGCCAAGGTCTGGAAGCGGGTCAACGAATCGCTGGAAGACGACAACAACCCGGACATCATCGACTACATGGGCCGCGCCGAACTGGCCGGCACCTGGCGCCTGGAAGGCGGTCACGAAGTCTCGGCCCTGCTGCGCCACAACTTCCACACCAACAAGGGCGCGACCCAGCTCGGCTGGGCCTTCCCGCTGGCCGGTCCGCTCAAGGGCTATGTCCACTGGTTCTCGGGCTACGGCCAGAGCATGATCGACTACAACTACTTCCAGCGCGTGCTGGGCGCGGGCGTGGTGGTCAGGTATTGA
- a CDS encoding fumarylacetoacetate hydrolase family protein has translation MKLATLRDGARDGQLAVVSRDLKTAHIADGIAPTLQAALDDWAFIAPQLDELYRLLNEGRARRPFDFDPRNCMAPLPRAYQWADGSAYVNHVELVRRARGAEMPASFWEDPLMYQGGSDDFLGPHEDIVLAHEEWGIDFEAEVAVVTGDVAMGATPDQAHGQIRLLMLANDVSLRNLIPEELAKGFGFLQSKPATAFAPLAVTPDELGEAWRDAKVHLPLRSSWNGHLVGQPDAGTDMVFNFAQLVAHLAKTRNVRAGSIVGSGTVSNKDRSRGYSCIAEQRCLEMIDGGEAVTPYMRFGDTIRIEMLDGKGKSIFGAIEQVVKRLER, from the coding sequence ATGAAACTCGCCACCCTCAGGGACGGCGCCCGCGACGGCCAGCTGGCCGTGGTGTCGCGCGACCTCAAGACCGCCCATATCGCCGACGGCATCGCGCCGACCCTGCAGGCCGCGCTCGACGACTGGGCCTTCATCGCGCCCCAGCTCGACGAGCTCTACCGGCTGCTGAACGAAGGCCGGGCGCGCCGTCCCTTCGACTTCGACCCGCGCAACTGCATGGCGCCGCTTCCGCGCGCCTACCAGTGGGCCGACGGCTCGGCCTACGTCAACCACGTGGAGCTGGTGCGCCGCGCGCGCGGCGCCGAGATGCCGGCCTCGTTCTGGGAAGACCCCCTGATGTACCAGGGCGGCAGCGACGACTTCCTCGGCCCCCACGAAGACATCGTGCTGGCGCACGAGGAATGGGGGATCGACTTCGAGGCCGAGGTGGCGGTGGTGACCGGCGACGTGGCGATGGGGGCGACGCCGGACCAGGCCCACGGGCAGATCCGGCTCCTGATGCTGGCCAACGACGTCTCGCTGCGCAACCTGATTCCCGAGGAACTGGCCAAGGGCTTCGGCTTCCTGCAATCCAAGCCGGCCACCGCCTTCGCGCCGCTGGCGGTCACGCCCGACGAGCTGGGCGAGGCCTGGCGCGACGCCAAGGTCCACCTGCCCCTGCGTTCGAGCTGGAACGGGCACCTGGTGGGGCAGCCGGATGCGGGGACGGACATGGTGTTCAACTTCGCGCAACTGGTGGCGCACCTGGCCAAGACCCGCAATGTGCGGGCCGGCAGCATCGTCGGCTCGGGGACGGTGTCCAACAAGGACCGCTCGCGCGGCTATTCGTGCATCGCCGAGCAGCGCTGCCTGGAGATGATCGATGGCGGGGAGGCGGTCACGCCCTATATGCGCTTCGGCGACACGATCAGGATCGAGATGCTGGATGGGAAGGGGAAATCGATCTTTGGGGCGATTGAGCAGGTGGTGAAGCGGTTGGAGCGCTGA